The genome window GTCGAGGAGGGTGACCTGACGGATCTCGCGCTCGTCCCGGGCGATCCGGGCCGAGTCGACCGCATCGCCGACCACTGTGAGACGGCCGAGACCGTCGCCGAAAACCGTGAGTACAAAGTCGTCAACGCGAGCTACGACGGCCGCGACCTGACGATCTGTTCGACCGGCATCGGCTGTCCGTCCGCCGCAATCGCCGTCGAGGAACTCTCGAACGTCGGCGTCGAGACGTTCCTCCGGGTGGGGACGACCGGTGCGTTGCAGTCGGGGATCGAGATCGGTGACATGGTCGTCGCGACCGGTGCCGCGAAAAACGAGGGAACGACGAAACGCTACGAGGACGTCGAGTACCCCGCCGTGCCAGACTACGACGTGCTCTCGGCGCTGGTCGAGGCGGCCGAAGCCAACGACGAGGACGTCCACGTCGGGCCGATCGCCTCCGACGACGCCTACTACGCCGAAACTGACGAATACGTCGCCGACTGGGAAGCCGCAGGCCTGCTCGCCGTCGAAATGGAAGCCGCAGCACTGTTTACGCTCGCACGTCGCAAGGGCCTGCGCGCTGGCGCGATCTGCACCGTCGACGGCAACCTCGTGGAAGGGACCCAGAAAGGAACCGACACCGAGGACGACGAACTCCCCGAAAAGGCCAAAAACAACGTCGGCCGCGCCATCGACCTCACGCTCGAGGCCGCAACGAACCTATAAATCGAGCCATACGTCAGCCTGACTCGAGCCCGAACGACGCGTGAAACGCCGACAAACCGAACGCAATACGGCCGTGTGCGGCCGATCAGGCGTCGTGCAACCGCTCGGCGACGATGGTCGTCCGGTCGGTCAACGCTTCCGTCGTCCCGGAGGCCGTCTGTAGCGTCTCGTTGATCGCCTCGTACAGCGACTCGAACGCGACAGTGTCGTCGGCTGGACGGCACCAATCGTCGATATCGCGCGTCTCGAGCCCACACGTCGAACAGCGGTCGCGGTCGCCACCGGGAACTGGCTCGAAACAGCCCTGACAGCGCTCGAGGCCGACGACGATCGACTCGCCGAGGGCGACGATACCCCGGAGTTCCGATTGGAGTTTCGTCGCCGTTCCGGTGAACCCGGCGAGTGCGTCGCCGACGGTCGGCTCGAGCGCGTCGGCGTCGACGGCGTGGAGTTGCTCGAGGCCGGCGTCAACGGAGTCGATCGCGAGCAACACCTCGCGGCGGGCCTGGCGGTACTCGGCGGCGGCCTCCGACTCGGCTGGCAGGCCAGACGCGTCGGCATCGACGGCCTCTGGAAGCCCGGTGGTCAGTGACGCGAAGGCGGCGACCGCAGAGACGGTTACGCCTTCGCGTTCGGTCGTCTTCCGGACGAGATCGAACAGTGGGGCTGGCTCGAGAACGGTCCCCGATATCGGCTCGACGTGCAAAGACCCAAAACACGACGTGCAGACGGTCACGAGCCCGCTCTCGTGAACGTCGCCGTCGATCGGGACACCGCCGACGGGATAGAGGCACAATCCCGCAGGGTCCTCGTCGGCCGTCGTTCCACACCGGCGGCAGGTATCGTCGTCTCGCTCGAACACGGCGGCTCGATCGCCGGACCACTCGCCTGAAGTCACGAGCGAGCGAAGACAGCGAATCGACAAAAACGCACCGACCGCGCCGTCGACTGACCGCGCTGCAGTGAGGGACACTAGCACGAAACCATATTTTCGAGGCCGTCCTGGATCGACTATGGGAGACTCACCGACCGACTTCCGGCTCGAGTGGGGAACCGACCGCGAGGCGCTGGCAGGCCTCTTCCGTGACGTCGCCGTTGCGCTCGAACGCGGTGGTCCGATCGCGTTCAGCGACGACGAGACGAGCGTCACGCTCGAGGTCCCGATGCACGTCGCCGCCGGGTTGCGAGTCGATCACCAGGCAGACAACCCACCCCAGACCGGGCTCACGTTCGATCTCCAGTGGGATGACGACGGCTCGAGCGTCGACCGGGGCACCGCCGTGGACGAAACCGCGTCGACGGACACCGGCGACGGACCGGTGATCGAACCGCAAGCAGGGACGGGTGGGTCGACAGACACGACGCCGCCGATCGAGGCAGGCTCAGCAGCAGCGCCGGCGGACGCCGTCGTTTCCGCGCGAAAACGGCGGATGCGACAAGCTGAGGACTCCGGAAATCCAGCGCGGCGAAGTCGATTCGAAGTGTACGAAGACCGCGCTGGCGAGTGGCGCTGGCGGCTGGTCCACTGGAACGGAAACGTCGTCGCCGACGGCGGTGAGGGATACGCCTCGAAATACAACGTCAAACGGGCGGTCAAAAGCGTCATGCAGACGGCCTCGAGTGCACGCCTCGTCGAACGATCGAACGAGGAATGAGACGGGCTTCGAGACGGGCTGTGGTACCGATTTGCCGAAGTCAGGGACGGAGATCGTCGAACTCGAGGTCGGTGTCGAACTCCGGGGCTCGGTCCAGGGCCTCGTACTCGAGCGAGGGAGTCACGCCGGCGGGGACGGCGTTGTACTCCTGGAGGAACTCGACGATGCCGCGTTTGCCGCCGAAGTCGCCCCGGTACCGTCTGAAGAGCCGAGGAATCCTCGCGGCGGCGGACTCGTCGTCGTAGCCGACGTTCTCCTCTAAGAACCACTCGACGGCGATGTCCAGGTCGGCGTCGACGTCCGCGGGCGAGTAGATGGCGATCGGCGGACAGGTATCGCCCCCACGAGACAACCCGAAGTGGATGCGCGGATCACACTCGGGGAGTCGAAACTGCCGTTCGAAAGACGAAGGAAACGGTCGCGGGAGATAGCCAAAGCCCCACCGATGTTTCGAGCGCCGCAGGAGGCCGTGTTCGAGGTCGTTGAGGCTCAGCCAGACGCCGCCGACTGGAATTCGGTCGCGGGCGAAGAACGTCCAGCGGTCGAGGACGTTCCCCTCGAGCAGGGATCGGTCGTCGGCCTCCATCAGGACGTGGCCGTAGGCGTTGTAGCAGTTGAGCCAGAACGAGAGCTTCCGGGTCCGGGTCGACAGCGCGCGCTCGAGGCGCGGTCGCTCGAGGGTCGCTAGCTGTCGCTGAAGCCAGTCGGCGTCACCCTCGGTCTTGACAGTGTAGAGGAGATCCGCTGAGAGGGAGACCGGATCGAGCTGCGTAGCCATTCGATCGACTAGACGCGGACCAGTTCCTTCAACTCGTGTTGTGACTCCCGCCGACAGTCCGACAGGTGGATATGTTGGCGAATATGTCGGCCCCACGCTTATCGGGACGAGCGTCGTCTGCGCTGACGTGAACCGCAGTACGGGTTACCTCCTCGTTCTCGTTGCGATTTCCGCTTACCTCTCCTGGCAACTCGTCACGCCGTTTCTCGGCTTCGTCCTCGCGGCGATCCTCATCGCGTTCGTCCTTACTCCGCTCCAGCGACGTCTCGAGCGCGTCTTACCGGCCGGCATCGCCGCGTTCTCGCTGGTGATACTGGCCACGGTGGGCGGTGTCATCCCGTTCGTCCTCGTCGCCCTCGTCGTCGCCGAAGATGCCGCCGACCTCGTCCGCGACGTCGATCCCGACGACCTCGCTGTCGCCGACCTCGAGGCGTGGATCGAGGCAGAACTCGGGCTCGAGGTCGACGTCACGGCGGCGGTCGTCGACTCGGCCGAACAGATCGGCACGATCCTGATCGAGCAGACGACCGCCTGGTTCAGCGTGCTCACGCACACGCTGATCGGGCTCGGACTGTCGCTGTTCGTCCTCTACTACCTGCTCAAGGAGGGTGAGACGCTGATGGCGTGGCTTCGCGAGCGGACGCCGCTGCCCGAAGACGTACAGGACGACCTCTATGGCGAACTCGACGAAGTGATGTGGGCGGTGCTCGCCGGCCACGTACTCATTGCGATCGTCGAAGGCGTCATCGCCGGCCTCGGCCTGTTCGCGACCGGCATCCCAAACCCCGCGTTCTGGACGTTCGTAATGGTCATCCTCTCGCTCGTGCCGCTGATCGGGGCCTTCCTCGTCTGGGGACCCGCCGTTGCGTATCTCGTCGTGACCGGCGAACCGATTCTCGCAGTCGGCCTCGCGGTCTACAGCGCCATCGTCGTCGGCATCGCAGACGACTACCTGCGGCCGGTCGTCGTCGACCGATACGCCGAACTCAGCCCCGCGATCATCATCCTCGGCGTCCTCGGGGGCATCTACGCCTTCGGCATCATGGGACTGTTCTTCGGCCCCGTCGTGCTTGGTGCCCTGCTCGCGACGGTCGATGTCTTCGACGAACACTACGAGCGACTCGCCGACACCGAGCAAACGTAGCTCCCAAAACGCGTCGACGGACGCGACGGTCGCGAGGACCCATTTAGTCGTGGGAATCTGCCCCGCGCTTATACCTCTCGCGGTTCAAGAGGGCAGTATGCACGTGTTGGTACCCCTGGACGATTCGGAGCCGGCCCGAGCCGCACTCGAGCACGCGGTGGAAGAACAACCCGACGCGCAGATTACCGCGGTACACGTCATCGACCCGAGCACCGCCGTCTACGGCGAGGGCGGGATCTACGCCTACGATGCGCTCATCGAGAGCCGACGGGAGGCCGCAAAGACGCTGCTCGAGGACGCCGAAGCGCTGGCCGCCGACCACGGCGTCGACCTCGAGACGGAGACGGTCGTCGGGCAGGCGGCACGAGAGATCGTCGAGTACACTGACGAGAACGACGTCGACCGGATCATCATCGGCAGTCGCGGTCGGTCCGGCGCCTCTCGAGTGTTGCTGGGCAGCGTTGCTGAGAACGTCGCTCGCCGCGCGCCGGTGCCGGTGACGATCGTCCGATAACGACCCCCTGGTGAGCCATCGGTGTCGAGCGCCGATCCGTCGCGCTTTTGACCGCCCGTCCCCGACGGTGTGATAAGACGGATGGCCCGATACCACATCGAGACCTACGGCTGCACCTCGAATCGTGGCGAGAGCCGCGAGATCGAGCGGCGGCTCCGCGACGCCGGTCACCACCGCGTCGGCGGCCCCGACGAGGCCGACGTGGCCATCCTCAACACCTGTACGGTCGTCGAGAAGACCGAACGAAACATGCTCCGGCGGGCGGAGGAACTCGCGACGGAGACGGCAGACCTCTACATCACTGGCTGTATGGCCCTCGCGCAGGGCGAGGAGTTCGCCGACGCCGAGGTCGACGGCGAGGTCCTCCACTGGGACGAGGTCCCACAGGCAGTCACCAACGGGGAGTGTCCGACGACGACGCCCGACGCCGAGCCCGTTCTCGACGGCGTCGTCGGCATCCTCCCCATCGCGCGAGGGTGCATGTCCGACTGTTCGTACTGCATCACCAAACACGCCACCGGCAAGATCGAGTCACCGCCGATCGAAGAGAACGTCCGCAAGGCTCGAGCGTTGATTCACGCCGGCGCAAAGGAGATCCGAATCACCGGTCAGGACACCGGCGTCTACGGCTGGGACCAGGGCAAACGAACGCTCCACGAACTGCTCGAGCGCATCTGTGCCATCGACGGCGAGTTTCGGGTGCGCGTAGGCATGGCGAACCCGAAAGGCGTCCACGGCATCCGTGAGGACCTCGCCGACGTCTTCGTCGAGAACGACGAACTCTACGACTTCCTCCACGCCCCCGTCCAGTCGGGTTCGAACGACGTCTTAGGCGACATGCGCCGCCAGCACCAGGTCGGCGAGTACCTCGAGGTCGTCGACACCTTCGACGAACGCCTCGAGTACTGGACTCTGTCGACGGACTTCATCGTCGGCTTTCCGACGGAGACCGACGACGACCACCGAAAATCCCTCGAGTTACTCCGTGAGACGCGCCCCGAGAAGGTGAACGTCACCCGCTTCTCGAAGCGACCGGGCACCGACGCTGCCGACATGAAAGGGCTCGGCGGCACGCTGAAGAAAGAACGCTCGAAGGAGATGAGCAAACTCAAGCGCGAACTCGTCGGCGAGGCCTACGAGTCGATGGTCGGCGAGACCCGTCCGAACTGTCTCGTCGTCGAGGAGGGCGTCGGCGACTCCGTGAAGTGTCGTGACTCCGCGTACCGACAGCTCATCGTCCAGCACGCGAGCGATCACGGCCTCGAACCAGGCGACTTCGTCGACCTCGAGGTGACCGCCCACGAGACGATGTACGCGTTCGCCGAGCCGGTCTGAACGCGACGGCAACCAGTCGAACGTCGCTCGAGCGGTGTTACAACCGGGTTCAGAGCCGGTCAACGGCGGCTTCGATCTCGACCTGCGGTAACGGCGAGATCCAGTCGTCGGCGACGAACGCATACTGGACCTCGAGGTCCGGATCGATCACGAACGCCGAGCGCCACGGGGTCGAGACGCCCGCCATGTGCTCGCGGTCGGCCAGCAACTCGAGAGACTCGCCCACGACGCCGTCCACGTCGGCGAAAAAGCGAAAGTCCGGAGCGTCGAGCCAGCGGAGAAACTCGTTCTGGGCGTACGGGCCGTCACGGCTGACGCCGAGGACGGACACCTCGTCGAACTCGTCCCAGCCGGCGCGAACGAACCGTTTCCACCAGTTCTGTGCGATCGCGCTGAACGCAAAGCCCGTGAAGATGAGGACGGCACCGCGGTCGTCGACCACTCCAGAGAGGCTGGTCGAACGGAACGTTTCGCCGTCACAGCACAGCGCCTCGAAATCCGGAACCGTCTCTCCGACCGTCGGTGGCATACCCCGACCTCGTCTCCCGGAACCAAAAAGTTCCGTTCGGCGGCAGTTCGGTGTCGAACGGCCGACCACCCAGCCTTTTGCCACCGCGAGTCGAACGCCAGCACATGCTCACGCTCTACCGCCTCGAGGGCTGTCCGTACTGCGAGATCGTCGTCGACCGACTCGAGGAACTCGGCGTCGACTACGAGAGCGTCTGGGTCGAAGGGCTGCACTCGAAACGCGACGCGGTCAGACGCGTCTCCGGCCAACGCCAGGTGCCCGTGATCGTCGACGACGACGTCGGCGTCACGATGGCCGAGTCCGAACGGATACTCGAGTTCCTCGAGCGGTCGTACGCCTAACGTCGGTCTGACGAGCGCCGTTTTCCGTCACTCGTCGCGCAGACTGTGTGGATCGAGACCGGGATCCTCGACTGCAGGCGCACCGACGGCGAGCACGACCCCTCGCTCGTCGCCGACGTTCCGGTGGCCGTGACCGATCTCGGGTTTGGCGAGCCAGGCCGCTCCGGGGCCGACCTCGACGTATTCTTCCTCGCCGGAGCGGCCGAGTTTCAGCGAGAACTCGCCCTCGAGTACGTAGTACAGCTCTTCCTGTTGGCTGTGAGCGTGGTACCGGATCTCCTCACCCGGTTCGAAATACCAGAGCTTGCAGTTGACCTGATCGGCACCGAGAGCCTCGTCGAGGGCCGTGATCTCGAGGTCGGGGGGCACCTCATCGATCTTCGAGAGGTCGGTGGTCGGCACGTCGTCGGTCTGAACTACTTCGTATCCCATGCGTGTAGTGAACACGACACAATATGACAAAAGCGTACGGACCGCCGGCTCGGCTTGCTGATAGCCGGTCGATCAGTCGAAGACGACCGCACTCTCTGTGTCGGGAACAGTCGCGCCCTCCTGGTCGGCGAACGCCGCGTGAACGCGCTCGTAGGTCTCCGACAGCGCCTCGACGATCACCGAGGTGTCGCTCAGCACGGGCATGAAGTTAGTGTCACCCCGCCAGCGAGGGACGACGTGGGTGTGGAGGTGGTCGCCGATGGAGCCGCCGGCACCGTCGCCGAGATTCAACCCAGCGTTGAAGCCGTCGGGTTCGAGTGCGACCTCGAGCGCATCGAAGGTCCGCTGTTTCAGCCGCGCGTGCTCGAGCAGTTGCTCGTCGGTGAGGTCGCCATACTCGCCCGTGTGAACGCGGGGAATCACCATCGCGTGGCCCGGGTTGTACGGGTAGTTGTTCAACATGACGAACGCCCGCTCGGACCGTGCGACGATCAGGTTCTCCCGATCGTCGTCCTGTTCGGGAAGTTCACAGAACACGCAGTCGACGACGTCGGGGTTTTTGTCCGCGCGCTTGATCCACTCGATCCGCCACGGGGCAAACACCTGTTCCATACGCGTGCGTACTCGAGCCGACGCTAAACGGATTGTGTAACAACCGAACCGGTCGGTCCGGGGCGGTGCGCTCGAGCGCTGTCGGTCCACGCTCGGGCGATAGTACCCTGCTAGCAAGGGTGGGTGTCTCTGCCCGAAGAGTGGCGTCCTGAGCAGTCGTTTTAAACGATAAAGAACGGTTTTAGCGCGTTTTACTGTCGACCATCCGGGACGACTCACCGCTCGTAATAAAGCATGGCTTTAAGACAACAGTATCGAAAGTGGACGGGTAATGGCAACGACAGATGACTCCTTTAACGGCTTGACTGAGTACTGTGATGAGTGTGAGCTGGATACGCTCCACGAAGTGTCGGTTCAGATTCGAACCGAAAGTACGAAAAAAGAGAACGCTCAGTTCTCGCGTGAACCCTACCGCGTGAGTGAGTGCCAGCGCTGCGGTCACCGGACGAGTCAGCGGATGAACAACGCCTGACCGGCATCGAAACGAGACACTCGAAACGATCGGTTGACCGATAACAACCCAACAATCACCCCCTACTTCTCGTCGATGCGGGCCCACTATCGTGGTCCCGGTCGGCGATACGCGCCTGACCACCGAGCGACGTTACCCGGTCGTCAGCTCCCAGCCACGTTCCGTCCGCTGGACGATCCCCTCGTCGGCCATCACCTCGAGTAGCTCGGCGACGACCTCCCGTGGGGCGTCGACGTCCCGGCCGAGGTCACTGATCGACTTCGGTTCGGAACGAACACTCGCCAGGACGTCGGCATAAATCCGGCTTTCGGGGCCGGCACCGACGGTCTCTGAGACGCGATCGAGTACGTCACAGAGCCGTCCCTGTACCCACCGTTGGGCGAGCGAGAGTTCGTTTTCGAGCTGCTCCAGATCCTCGAGAGTCGAAAGGAGATCGTCGAGTTCGTCGGTCTCGTCCCAGGCAACGTCGAGCGAGAGGTGTCGACAGGTCGTAATGTCGAAACTGTTGTTCGACGGGTAGGCGCTCTTGCTCGCATAGCCGTACGGAGAGACGTTCACCTCGAGTCGAACGTTCCGAGCGATGTGGAAATACTTGCGACGCTGGTCGTCGACTCGACTCTCGATCAGGCCCGCCTTCTCGAGCTTTCGCAGGTGCTCGATGACAGCCTTGGGACTCACACCGAGATACTCTGAGATTTCCGTAACGTAACAGGGCTTCCGGGCGAGCAATCGGAGGATGCGCCGCCGATTCTCGTTCCCCAGCAAATCCAACAACGCGGCGGAGTCCATCGGGCGAAACTAGAGCCTCACCGCTGAAAAGCGTGTCTGCTCACAGGCAACCGGCTCCCTGCCGACCGTCGTCGACTGGTTTCGAGGAAAGACGACCGCGACGGAAGACGACCGCCAGATCACTGGCCAGGTGCGTCGTCCGGCGGGCCACCACCGACATCGGTACTCGAGTTGCCAGCCTGTTCGGCGCTTGACTCTTCGTCAGCATCCGCTCCGTCGGTCTCGTCGGCGTCGTCGGTCGGCGAGCCCTCACGCTCTTCGTTCGGGACGTCACGGTCCGACGGTCGCTCCTCCGGTGGACCTGAGTCGTCGTCGTTAGCCCCGGATTGGGCGGCCGACTGCCCGGACGACGACCGCTCGTCGGCTGGCGGGCTGGCACCCGGATGGCCGTCGACACCCGCTAGCCCACGTGCGGTT of Natrarchaeobaculum sulfurireducens contains these proteins:
- a CDS encoding nucleoside phosphorylase, translated to MGTQPHLLVEEGDLTDLALVPGDPGRVDRIADHCETAETVAENREYKVVNASYDGRDLTICSTGIGCPSAAIAVEELSNVGVETFLRVGTTGALQSGIEIGDMVVATGAAKNEGTTKRYEDVEYPAVPDYDVLSALVEAAEANDEDVHVGPIASDDAYYAETDEYVADWEAAGLLAVEMEAAALFTLARRKGLRAGAICTVDGNLVEGTQKGTDTEDDELPEKAKNNVGRAIDLTLEAATNL
- a CDS encoding HNH endonuclease, which codes for MTSGEWSGDRAAVFERDDDTCRRCGTTADEDPAGLCLYPVGGVPIDGDVHESGLVTVCTSCFGSLHVEPISGTVLEPAPLFDLVRKTTEREGVTVSAVAAFASLTTGLPEAVDADASGLPAESEAAAEYRQARREVLLAIDSVDAGLEQLHAVDADALEPTVGDALAGFTGTATKLQSELRGIVALGESIVVGLERCQGCFEPVPGGDRDRCSTCGLETRDIDDWCRPADDTVAFESLYEAINETLQTASGTTEALTDRTTIVAERLHDA
- a CDS encoding amphi-Trp domain-containing protein; its protein translation is MGDSPTDFRLEWGTDREALAGLFRDVAVALERGGPIAFSDDETSVTLEVPMHVAAGLRVDHQADNPPQTGLTFDLQWDDDGSSVDRGTAVDETASTDTGDGPVIEPQAGTGGSTDTTPPIEAGSAAAPADAVVSARKRRMRQAEDSGNPARRSRFEVYEDRAGEWRWRLVHWNGNVVADGGEGYASKYNVKRAVKSVMQTASSARLVERSNEE
- a CDS encoding DUF547 domain-containing protein, with product MATQLDPVSLSADLLYTVKTEGDADWLQRQLATLERPRLERALSTRTRKLSFWLNCYNAYGHVLMEADDRSLLEGNVLDRWTFFARDRIPVGGVWLSLNDLEHGLLRRSKHRWGFGYLPRPFPSSFERQFRLPECDPRIHFGLSRGGDTCPPIAIYSPADVDADLDIAVEWFLEENVGYDDESAAARIPRLFRRYRGDFGGKRGIVEFLQEYNAVPAGVTPSLEYEALDRAPEFDTDLEFDDLRP
- a CDS encoding AI-2E family transporter; amino-acid sequence: MNRSTGYLLVLVAISAYLSWQLVTPFLGFVLAAILIAFVLTPLQRRLERVLPAGIAAFSLVILATVGGVIPFVLVALVVAEDAADLVRDVDPDDLAVADLEAWIEAELGLEVDVTAAVVDSAEQIGTILIEQTTAWFSVLTHTLIGLGLSLFVLYYLLKEGETLMAWLRERTPLPEDVQDDLYGELDEVMWAVLAGHVLIAIVEGVIAGLGLFATGIPNPAFWTFVMVILSLVPLIGAFLVWGPAVAYLVVTGEPILAVGLAVYSAIVVGIADDYLRPVVVDRYAELSPAIIILGVLGGIYAFGIMGLFFGPVVLGALLATVDVFDEHYERLADTEQT
- a CDS encoding universal stress protein, with amino-acid sequence MHVLVPLDDSEPARAALEHAVEEQPDAQITAVHVIDPSTAVYGEGGIYAYDALIESRREAAKTLLEDAEALAADHGVDLETETVVGQAAREIVEYTDENDVDRIIIGSRGRSGASRVLLGSVAENVARRAPVPVTIVR
- a CDS encoding tRNA (N(6)-L-threonylcarbamoyladenosine(37)-C(2))-methylthiotransferase produces the protein MARYHIETYGCTSNRGESREIERRLRDAGHHRVGGPDEADVAILNTCTVVEKTERNMLRRAEELATETADLYITGCMALAQGEEFADAEVDGEVLHWDEVPQAVTNGECPTTTPDAEPVLDGVVGILPIARGCMSDCSYCITKHATGKIESPPIEENVRKARALIHAGAKEIRITGQDTGVYGWDQGKRTLHELLERICAIDGEFRVRVGMANPKGVHGIREDLADVFVENDELYDFLHAPVQSGSNDVLGDMRRQHQVGEYLEVVDTFDERLEYWTLSTDFIVGFPTETDDDHRKSLELLRETRPEKVNVTRFSKRPGTDAADMKGLGGTLKKERSKEMSKLKRELVGEAYESMVGETRPNCLVVEEGVGDSVKCRDSAYRQLIVQHASDHGLEPGDFVDLEVTAHETMYAFAEPV
- a CDS encoding redoxin domain-containing protein, whose product is MPPTVGETVPDFEALCCDGETFRSTSLSGVVDDRGAVLIFTGFAFSAIAQNWWKRFVRAGWDEFDEVSVLGVSRDGPYAQNEFLRWLDAPDFRFFADVDGVVGESLELLADREHMAGVSTPWRSAFVIDPDLEVQYAFVADDWISPLPQVEIEAAVDRL
- a CDS encoding glutaredoxin family protein; the protein is MLTLYRLEGCPYCEIVVDRLEELGVDYESVWVEGLHSKRDAVRRVSGQRQVPVIVDDDVGVTMAESERILEFLERSYA
- a CDS encoding cupin domain-containing protein, with the translated sequence MGYEVVQTDDVPTTDLSKIDEVPPDLEITALDEALGADQVNCKLWYFEPGEEIRYHAHSQQEELYYVLEGEFSLKLGRSGEEEYVEVGPGAAWLAKPEIGHGHRNVGDERGVVLAVGAPAVEDPGLDPHSLRDE
- a CDS encoding HIT family protein, with protein sequence MEQVFAPWRIEWIKRADKNPDVVDCVFCELPEQDDDRENLIVARSERAFVMLNNYPYNPGHAMVIPRVHTGEYGDLTDEQLLEHARLKQRTFDALEVALEPDGFNAGLNLGDGAGGSIGDHLHTHVVPRWRGDTNFMPVLSDTSVIVEALSETYERVHAAFADQEGATVPDTESAVVFD
- a CDS encoding DUF7835 family putative zinc beta-ribbon protein — protein: MATTDDSFNGLTEYCDECELDTLHEVSVQIRTESTKKENAQFSREPYRVSECQRCGHRTSQRMNNA
- a CDS encoding ArsR/SmtB family transcription factor, whose product is MDSAALLDLLGNENRRRILRLLARKPCYVTEISEYLGVSPKAVIEHLRKLEKAGLIESRVDDQRRKYFHIARNVRLEVNVSPYGYASKSAYPSNNSFDITTCRHLSLDVAWDETDELDDLLSTLEDLEQLENELSLAQRWVQGRLCDVLDRVSETVGAGPESRIYADVLASVRSEPKSISDLGRDVDAPREVVAELLEVMADEGIVQRTERGWELTTG